From Pseudomonas hormoni:
TCACCACGGTGCTCAGCAACTGCGGGCTCAGCGCCACGTTCCAGCGCTCGACCGGCGCCGTCACCACTTCGGTGCTCTTGTCATGGAACAGCGTGGTCGTGACATCGCTCAACTGCCAGTGATCCTTGTCGAACTCCGCACGCTTGGCGAAGCTCGAGGACAGCATGTGGCGTTGATCGTCGAAGCGATAGCGGGTCACGCCGTACAGCAGACCGTTGGGCTGCACCGAGTTGACGTGGATGAACTCGTCACCCTGGCGGTGCCACAGGCCATGCTTGGCGCTTTGCGCATCGCCACTGCCCTGAGCCAGGGAGCGATTGGCCTGCGCCGTACTTTCGGTTGCCGGCGCGATGTATTCGCCGATCAACAGACCGACCAGCATCAGCACCAGCATAGGCTTCATTACCGCCCAGACGATCCGCCCAACCGACACGCCCGCAGCGCGCATGATGGTCAGTTCGCTGTGGCTGGCCAGACTGCCGAGGCCGATCAGGCAGCCGATCAGCGCCGCCATCGGCAACATGTCGTAGAGACGGCGCGGCGCCGTCAGCAGGACGTAACTCAACACATCGACCAGGGTGTAGGTGTCGCTGGCATCACCCATCTCGTCGATGAAGGCAAACAGTGTCGCCAGCCCGAGAATGATCCCCAGTACCGCCAGGATCGCGATGAAAACGCTGCTACCGATGTAGCGATCGAGCTTAACCACGGGCCACCTCCAGCGCGCTGCGGCGACTTGCCCGCTTCAACTGCAGGGGTTCCCAATAGAGCAGTCCCAGGCCGATGACCAGGAAAATCGCGTGAACCCACCACAGACCCAGAGCAGGCGGGATCTTGCCCTTTTCAAGGGCGCCGCGAGCGGCAATCAGGATGCTCAGGTAAGCCATATAAAGAAGAATCGCCGGCAGCAGCTTGAGGAAACGGCCCTGGCGCGGGTTGACCCGCGACAGCGGCACCGCCATCAAGGTCACGATGAAGACCAGCAACGGCAACGACAGACGCCATTGCAGTTCGGTGCGGGACCGCAGGTCGTCGCTGCCGAGCAAGGAACTGGTGGGCATTGCATCACGGTCGGTGACTTCGTCGCTCACGTCCGGTTTAGGCAGCAATACGCCGTACTCTTCGTACTTGATTGCTCGGTAGTTGGCCTGCCCCGGGTTGCCGTCATAGCGATAGCCATTGTCGAGAATCAGGTAGCGGTTACCGTCGGGGCGGATTTCCTGACGGCCCTTCTCGGCCACCAGCACGGAAATGCCGCGATCCTTCTTGTCGGACGAGACGTTCTTTTGCGAAATGAACACACCGCCGAGGTGGATGCGGTCATCCGACAGCGTTTCGGTGTAGGTCACCCGGGTTCCGTCGCGCAGAGCCTGGAAGCGCCCGGGCTCAAGGGTATCGAACTCGGTCAGGGCGTCCTGCTTGTTCAGCAACAACTGGAACTGATTGGCCCCTTGTGGCGCCAGACTCAGGCTTAGCCACGCCACCACCAGCGCAACCAGCGTGGCCGGAAACAGCGTCATGGTGAACAGGCGTTGCTGGCTCATGCCGGTGGCCGACAGCACGGTCATTTCGCTTTCGAGGTACAGGCGACCGTAGGCCAGCAGAATCCCGAGGAACAGGCCCAGCGGCAGGATCAGTTGCAAAAAGCCCGGCAGACGAAACCCCATGATCAGGAACAGCGAGCCCGGATCCAGAAGGCCGGCAGCCGCCTGGGCGAGGTATTTGATGAAGCGCCCGCTCATGATGATGACCAGCAGCACGGCGCTGACGGCGCTCAAGGTCAACAGGACTTCGCGGGACAGATAACGGAAGACAATCAAACCAGACACTCCAGGGTTGTCAGGCTAAGGCGGCCAAACAAGCAAACGTATCAGGCAGCCCGCAAGACAGAGCCGCCGAAAAAAGTTGGCGCATTATCCTGTGATTGGGTGCGCCTGTCACTGCGCACGCTCAAGCAGGCGGCTAAAGCGTAGAAGATCGTACAACCGAGGGTTGTCAGGCTCGGGGCCCGAGGTTCAAACTGCGGCCTTTGTCGCAAGCCGTGACTTGCGTCTTTCTATCTTATGAGCAGGTTCGAGCAAATGCCGTCGAGCCCTCGCGTGTTGACCATTAATTCAGGGACCCGGACATGGAACTGGTTGTAAAAAGCGTTAACCCGGAAACGTTGAAAACCGCCACTCTGGTGGTCGCCGTCAGCGAAGGCCGAAAACTCGGCGCCGCTGCCAAGCAACTCGACGAACTGAGCGGTGGCGCGATCAGCGCCGTACTCAAGCGCGGCGACCTGGCCGGCAAGGTCGGCCAGAGCCTGCTGCTGCACAGCCTGCCTAACCTGAAAGCCGATCGCGTGCTGCTCGTGGGCGTGGGCAAGGACGAAGAGCTGGGCGACCGTCCGTTCCGCAAAATCATCGCCGGCGTCCTCAACACCCTTAAAGGCCTGGGCGGCAGCGATGCCGTGCTGGCGCTGGACGAAGTGGTCGTC
This genomic window contains:
- the lptG gene encoding LPS export ABC transporter permease LptG, with protein sequence MVKLDRYIGSSVFIAILAVLGIILGLATLFAFIDEMGDASDTYTLVDVLSYVLLTAPRRLYDMLPMAALIGCLIGLGSLASHSELTIMRAAGVSVGRIVWAVMKPMLVLMLVGLLIGEYIAPATESTAQANRSLAQGSGDAQSAKHGLWHRQGDEFIHVNSVQPNGLLYGVTRYRFDDQRHMLSSSFAKRAEFDKDHWQLSDVTTTLFHDKSTEVVTAPVERWNVALSPQLLSTVVMSPDSLSITGLWGYIHYLADQGLSNGRYWLAFWVKVLQPLVTAALVLMAISFIFGPLRSVTLGQRVFTGVLVGFTFRIVQDLLGPSSLVFGFSPLFAVLVPAGVCALAGVWLLRRAG
- the lptF gene encoding LPS export ABC transporter permease LptF, with amino-acid sequence MIVFRYLSREVLLTLSAVSAVLLVIIMSGRFIKYLAQAAAGLLDPGSLFLIMGFRLPGFLQLILPLGLFLGILLAYGRLYLESEMTVLSATGMSQQRLFTMTLFPATLVALVVAWLSLSLAPQGANQFQLLLNKQDALTEFDTLEPGRFQALRDGTRVTYTETLSDDRIHLGGVFISQKNVSSDKKDRGISVLVAEKGRQEIRPDGNRYLILDNGYRYDGNPGQANYRAIKYEEYGVLLPKPDVSDEVTDRDAMPTSSLLGSDDLRSRTELQWRLSLPLLVFIVTLMAVPLSRVNPRQGRFLKLLPAILLYMAYLSILIAARGALEKGKIPPALGLWWVHAIFLVIGLGLLYWEPLQLKRASRRSALEVARG